A region from the Bacteroidota bacterium genome encodes:
- a CDS encoding redoxin domain-containing protein, which produces MKKAGCLFFIMISCLFSFGQTPTLSLYDSLKVMPPFLYYTLDGKYFTIDSLKSNMKTVEIYFNPKCEHCQQEAQLISDSIKYFPKTQFIFVSRADSVSLKKFASDYHLDSSKFITVLWDKDLLYYTFTIAHYTPSIHIYDEDQRLIYFAQDELTGKELIRELKR; this is translated from the coding sequence ATGAAAAAAGCGGGTTGCCTTTTTTTTATCATGATCAGTTGTTTGTTTTCATTCGGGCAAACTCCAACCCTAAGTCTTTATGATTCGCTTAAAGTAATGCCGCCGTTCCTGTATTACACGCTCGACGGAAAATATTTTACCATTGACAGTTTGAAAAGTAATATGAAAACTGTGGAGATCTATTTCAATCCTAAATGCGAACATTGCCAGCAGGAAGCTCAACTCATTTCAGACAGCATCAAATATTTCCCGAAAACACAATTCATTTTTGTTTCCCGCGCGGACAGTGTGTCTTTAAAAAAGTTTGCCTCGGATTACCATCTCGACAGCAGTAAATTCATCACTGTGCTCTGGGATAAAGATCTGTTGTATTACACGTTCACGATCGCGCACTACACGCCTTCCATTCACATTTACGATGAAGATCAGCGGTTGATTTATTTTGCGCAGGATGAATTG
- a CDS encoding NAD(P)-dependent oxidoreductase gives MTFTGKTIFITGGSRGIGKAIALRMAREGANIVIAAKSTEENPKLGGTIFSAAAEIEKAARPHDAVGRGGKCLPVKCDIREEEQVTAAVAAAVEKFGGIDILVNNASAINLSPVSILPAKQYDLMMDINTRGTYLVSRHCIPHLKKSSSAHILTLSPPIHIDKQWFSHFAPYTISKFGMSMLTMGMAEELKKDNICVNSLWPRTTIATAAVKNILGGEELMRKSRKPEILADTAYFIFNSRDTGNFFIDEEVLAKNGITDLEKYAVTPGGELMNDIFL, from the coding sequence ATGACATTTACAGGCAAAACTATTTTCATCACAGGCGGCAGTCGCGGAATTGGAAAAGCTATCGCGTTGCGCATGGCGCGCGAGGGCGCGAACATTGTGATCGCTGCAAAATCAACTGAAGAAAATCCGAAACTCGGCGGAACAATTTTTTCGGCAGCTGCTGAAATTGAAAAAGCTGCCCGCCCGCATGACGCAGTCGGGCGGGGCGGAAAATGTTTGCCCGTGAAATGCGATATCCGCGAAGAAGAACAGGTGACAGCGGCTGTGGCAGCGGCCGTGGAAAAATTCGGCGGCATAGATATTCTGGTAAATAATGCGAGCGCCATCAATCTTTCTCCCGTTTCCATTTTACCGGCGAAACAATATGATCTCATGATGGACATCAACACGCGCGGAACTTATCTCGTATCGCGGCACTGCATTCCCCATCTGAAAAAATCATCATCGGCGCACATTCTCACTTTATCTCCACCCATTCACATCGACAAACAATGGTTCTCACATTTTGCGCCATATACTATTTCCAAATTCGGAATGAGTATGCTCACGATGGGAATGGCGGAGGAATTGAAAAAAGATAATATCTGCGTGAATTCATTGTGGCCGCGCACCACCATTGCAACGGCGGCGGTGAAAAATATTTTAGGAGGAGAAGAACTGATGCGTAAATCGCGTAAGCCGGAAATTCTTGCTGACACCGCTTATTTTATTTTCAATTCGCGCGATACCGGAAATTTTTTCATTGACGAAGAAGTTCTTGCTAAGAATGGAATTACAGATCTTGAAAAATATGCAGTTACGCCGGGAGGAGAATTGATGAACGATATCTTTTTGTAA